A single region of the Lineus longissimus chromosome 14, tnLinLong1.2, whole genome shotgun sequence genome encodes:
- the LOC135499034 gene encoding ferrochelatase, mitochondrial-like isoform X1: MAVAGNTFRVGMILPMAHRLRHLFSSVGVNNTSLRCFQTSTACCQSYSDQSDKKPRTGIVMLNMGGPEKLEHVHDFLLRLFSDKDIIPLPAQSQLSKFIAKRRTPKIIEQYRKIGGGSPIKMWTERQGAGMVKLLDQISPETAPHKFYVGFRYVHPLTEEALEEMERDGIKRAVAFTQYPQYSCSTTGSSLNAIFRHYKKRKESTDMIWSVIDRWPTHPGMVQAFAENILAEIGKFPEEDRDDVVILFSAHSLPMKVVNRGDPYPAEVAATVSRVMDYIGHSHPYRLVWQSKVGPLPWLGIQTDEAIKGLAKNGRKNILLVPIAFTSDHIETLHELDLEYGMELAQEAGVKCIRRAASLNDNPTFVKALADIVKEHLVTNQSRSRQNDLRCPGCLNETCGHMKEFFMNQQPLLDVMKEREEITEVQRKALKT; this comes from the exons ATGGCCGTCGCCGGCAATACTTTTCGAGTTGGCATGATTCTAC CGATGGCCCATCGACTTCGACACCTCTTCTCCAGCGTCGGAGTGAATAATACATCGCTTCGCTGCTTCCAGACGTCCACTGCTTGTTGTCAGTCGTATTCAGATCAGTCTGACAA gaAACCTCGAACTGGGATCGTTATGCTGAACATGGGTGGCCCAGAGAAACTAGAACACGTCCATGATTTTCTGTTGCGGTTGTTCTCAGACAAGGATATCATACCTCTTCCGGCTCAAAG CCAATTATCAAAATTTATCGCCAAGCGGCGCACGCCGAAAATAATCGAGCAGTATCGTAAGATAGGTGGTGGTTCCCCCATCAAGATGTGGACTGAGCGCCAAGGCGCAGGGATGGTTAAGCTCCTCGATCAGATCAGCCCCGAGACGGCGCCGCATAAGTTTTATGTCGGGTTTCGTTACGTTCACCCGTTGACGGAGGAGGCGTTGGAAGAAATGGAAAG GGATGGCATCAAGAGAGCAGTTGCGTTTACTCAATACCCACAATACAGCTGTTCGACAACAGGAAGTAGCCTCAACGCCATTTTCCGCCATTATAAAAAACGCAAGGAGTCGACCGATATGATTTGGAGTGTAATTGACAGGTGGCCGACGCACCCTGGCATGGTTCAg GCCTTTGCTGAAAACATCCTTGCGGAGATCGGAAAGTTCCCAGAGGAAGATCGGGACGATGTTGTCATTTTGTTCTCCGCACACTCGCTCCCGATGAAAGTCGTCAACAGAGGCGACCCCTATCCAGCAGAAGTTGCAGCGACCGTCTCAAGGGTGATGGACTACATCGGGCATTCGCATCCATACAGGCTCGTCTGGCAGTCGAAG GTTGGGCCCCTGCCATGGCTAGGAATTCAGACCGATGAGGCAATCAAGGGCCTAGCGAAGAACGGTAGGAAGAATATACTACTGGTTCCCATTGCATTTACTAGCGATCATATCGAGACGCTACATGAATTAGATCTTGAGTACGGCATGGAACTTGCGCAAGAG GCTGGAGTAAAGTGCATCCGCAGAGCTGCGTCACTGAACGACAACCCAACCTTTGTTAAG GCACTTGCTGACATCGTGAAAGAACATCTCGTGACGAACCAGTCACGGTCTCGACAGAACGACCTCCGGTGTCCAGGATGTCTTAACGAAACTTGCGGCCACATGAAGgaatttttcatgaatcaaCAGCCTTTATTAGACGTCATGAAAGAGCGCGAAGAAATCACTGAAGTACAACGGAAAGCGCTGAAAACTTGA
- the LOC135499034 gene encoding ferrochelatase, mitochondrial-like isoform X2, with translation MAHRLRHLFSSVGVNNTSLRCFQTSTACCQSYSDQSDKKPRTGIVMLNMGGPEKLEHVHDFLLRLFSDKDIIPLPAQSQLSKFIAKRRTPKIIEQYRKIGGGSPIKMWTERQGAGMVKLLDQISPETAPHKFYVGFRYVHPLTEEALEEMERDGIKRAVAFTQYPQYSCSTTGSSLNAIFRHYKKRKESTDMIWSVIDRWPTHPGMVQAFAENILAEIGKFPEEDRDDVVILFSAHSLPMKVVNRGDPYPAEVAATVSRVMDYIGHSHPYRLVWQSKVGPLPWLGIQTDEAIKGLAKNGRKNILLVPIAFTSDHIETLHELDLEYGMELAQEAGVKCIRRAASLNDNPTFVKALADIVKEHLVTNQSRSRQNDLRCPGCLNETCGHMKEFFMNQQPLLDVMKEREEITEVQRKALKT, from the exons ATGGCCCATCGACTTCGACACCTCTTCTCCAGCGTCGGAGTGAATAATACATCGCTTCGCTGCTTCCAGACGTCCACTGCTTGTTGTCAGTCGTATTCAGATCAGTCTGACAA gaAACCTCGAACTGGGATCGTTATGCTGAACATGGGTGGCCCAGAGAAACTAGAACACGTCCATGATTTTCTGTTGCGGTTGTTCTCAGACAAGGATATCATACCTCTTCCGGCTCAAAG CCAATTATCAAAATTTATCGCCAAGCGGCGCACGCCGAAAATAATCGAGCAGTATCGTAAGATAGGTGGTGGTTCCCCCATCAAGATGTGGACTGAGCGCCAAGGCGCAGGGATGGTTAAGCTCCTCGATCAGATCAGCCCCGAGACGGCGCCGCATAAGTTTTATGTCGGGTTTCGTTACGTTCACCCGTTGACGGAGGAGGCGTTGGAAGAAATGGAAAG GGATGGCATCAAGAGAGCAGTTGCGTTTACTCAATACCCACAATACAGCTGTTCGACAACAGGAAGTAGCCTCAACGCCATTTTCCGCCATTATAAAAAACGCAAGGAGTCGACCGATATGATTTGGAGTGTAATTGACAGGTGGCCGACGCACCCTGGCATGGTTCAg GCCTTTGCTGAAAACATCCTTGCGGAGATCGGAAAGTTCCCAGAGGAAGATCGGGACGATGTTGTCATTTTGTTCTCCGCACACTCGCTCCCGATGAAAGTCGTCAACAGAGGCGACCCCTATCCAGCAGAAGTTGCAGCGACCGTCTCAAGGGTGATGGACTACATCGGGCATTCGCATCCATACAGGCTCGTCTGGCAGTCGAAG GTTGGGCCCCTGCCATGGCTAGGAATTCAGACCGATGAGGCAATCAAGGGCCTAGCGAAGAACGGTAGGAAGAATATACTACTGGTTCCCATTGCATTTACTAGCGATCATATCGAGACGCTACATGAATTAGATCTTGAGTACGGCATGGAACTTGCGCAAGAG GCTGGAGTAAAGTGCATCCGCAGAGCTGCGTCACTGAACGACAACCCAACCTTTGTTAAG GCACTTGCTGACATCGTGAAAGAACATCTCGTGACGAACCAGTCACGGTCTCGACAGAACGACCTCCGGTGTCCAGGATGTCTTAACGAAACTTGCGGCCACATGAAGgaatttttcatgaatcaaCAGCCTTTATTAGACGTCATGAAAGAGCGCGAAGAAATCACTGAAGTACAACGGAAAGCGCTGAAAACTTGA